The following are encoded in a window of Helicobacter ganmani genomic DNA:
- the rpsC gene encoding 30S ribosomal protein S3 codes for MGQKVNPIGLRLGINRNWESRWFPSFASAPQNIAEDHKIRKFLKKELYYAGVSDILVERTAKKVRVTVIAARPGIIIGKKGADVEKLKESLKKIVNKDVFINIKEVKKPQSNAQLSAESVATQLERRVAFRRAMKKVMQGAMKSGARGVKVRVSGRLAGAEMARTEWYMEGRIPLHTLRAKIDYGFAEALTTYGNIGVKVWIFKGEVLQKGIQADKQSEEGEEKSNRPTRKRRGQ; via the coding sequence ATGGGTCAAAAAGTTAATCCGATTGGTCTAAGACTTGGTATTAATAGAAATTGGGAATCAAGATGGTTTCCTTCATTTGCTAGCGCACCACAAAATATAGCCGAAGACCATAAAATTAGAAAATTCTTGAAAAAAGAGCTTTATTATGCTGGCGTGAGTGATATTTTGGTGGAGCGCACCGCAAAAAAAGTTCGCGTAACGGTAATCGCTGCTCGTCCGGGTATTATTATTGGAAAAAAGGGCGCAGATGTTGAAAAACTCAAAGAATCTCTAAAAAAGATTGTTAATAAAGATGTTTTTATTAATATTAAGGAAGTAAAAAAACCACAAAGTAATGCACAACTATCCGCAGAAAGTGTTGCTACACAACTTGAAAGACGCGTTGCTTTTAGAAGAGCGATGAAAAAAGTAATGCAAGGTGCAATGAAATCTGGCGCAAGAGGAGTCAAGGTTCGTGTTTCTGGTCGTTTAGCTGGAGCTGAAATGGCAAGAACGGAATGGTATATGGAAGGTAGAATCCCACTTCATACTTTGAGGGCAAAAATTGATTATGGTTTTGCAGAAGCCTTGACAACTTATGGGAATATAGGTGTAAAAGTTTGGATTTTCAAAGGTGAGGTATTGCAAAAAGGAATCCAAGCAGACAAACAAAGTGAAGAGGGCGAAGAAAAATCCAATCGTCCGACAAGAAAAAGAAGGGGGCAATAA
- the rplB gene encoding 50S ribosomal protein L2, whose product MAIKTYKPYTPSRRFMSNLSSENITAKASVRKLLVKLPVHAGRNNNGRITSRHKEGGAKKLYRIIDFKRNKHNIEGKVSAIEYDPYRNCRIALINYKDGEKRYIIQPSGLKLGDTIISAEGGLDIRLGYAMKIKNIPIGTVVHNIEMYPGRGGQLARSAGASAQLMGREGKYSILRMPSGEMRYILGECMATIGTVGNEDFANISIGKAGRNRHLGIRPQSRGAAMNPVDHPHGGGEGKTGSSGHPVSPWGMPAKGYKTRRKKASDKLIISRRKK is encoded by the coding sequence ATGGCAATTAAAACTTACAAACCATACACTCCGAGTAGAAGATTTATGAGCAATCTTAGTTCAGAAAATATTACTGCAAAAGCTAGTGTAAGAAAGTTATTGGTTAAACTTCCTGTGCATGCAGGACGCAACAATAATGGTAGAATCACAAGTCGCCATAAAGAGGGCGGAGCAAAAAAACTCTATCGCATTATTGACTTTAAGCGTAATAAGCACAATATTGAGGGCAAAGTCAGCGCGATTGAATACGATCCTTATAGAAATTGTAGAATTGCATTAATTAACTACAAGGATGGCGAAAAACGATATATCATTCAACCTAGCGGTTTAAAATTGGGAGATACGATTATCTCTGCAGAGGGTGGATTAGATATTCGTCTTGGTTATGCAATGAAGATTAAAAATATTCCAATTGGAACGGTGGTTCATAATATTGAAATGTATCCTGGACGGGGAGGACAACTTGCAAGAAGTGCAGGAGCTAGTGCGCAATTAATGGGTAGAGAGGGTAAATACTCTATTCTAAGAATGCCAAGTGGTGAAATGCGTTATATTTTAGGTGAATGTATGGCAACAATTGGAACCGTTGGAAATGAAGATTTTGCAAATATCTCTATTGGTAAAGCGGGACGCAATCGTCATTTAGGTATCCGTCCGCAATCAAGAGGTGCAGCGATGAACCCAGTAGATCACCCACATGGTGGTGGTGAGGGCAAAACAGGTTCTAGCGGACATCCAGTTTCTCCATGGGGTATGCCGGCTAAAGGCTATAAGACACGTAGAAAGAAAGCAAGTGATAAGTTGATTATCTCAAGAAGAAAAAAATAA
- a CDS encoding YhdP family protein — protein MKKPSTKTLKIVLLLVFFVGIFIVLYTFLYNGIKIERFGLAGTQIKGFYLRLDKKLILEIESLNLNKIKTTHSSESLDIKTQILYAKNFHFILQYFQKINIQQIGFQDYQANLYYDGDNFTLNLPEVYAKINLQENASKVLIRIQDLYMKSYGIYYQGSGVYDLRRQNVQMEGKLSFVHRKHYYPYMRLDLQVQSNLRNLTIKGSSDTFVDIKFLRTLLPKFENKLVEEWIFDNYSVESARINEFGITIPLRSKTILQDSLASLYVLGEAQNVEVIFHPKLPPAHADSVKLVFQNNALEFYPLNPTYQHHSANGSQVILKDIVSDNPLLQVHIKTNTALDSAILKLLEAYEITLPLSAPNAKIASDLYIGLNLDTLDLTAKGIFKSKDIEVLLQKTPLISDSLNLQLDNHLIKVESKNTSYQDLLKSDSNFVIDTQAKTISGDLLITSLLLSKESPEVLQITNQSLPFNVNFAQKQKIVFALPTFNFEAIFGQNYVFHLNRLSGILPFSKILQEYKITEGMLQVRTQDFEKYFADISVQTEQEILRNKQDNAPLQTMDLTFDYTPLGFTLQSKDGSFVLQNNAEAKRINLKNLSLGLDLEQFSNNSSSDNIPILIKGQDSNLWVKNRNILADSFEIALVNGEINVGLKHKNGQANLYKRGDFLTLDAKEFGDEFINAILQKKGVHKGRFFVNANTNEKGALIGKITLLNTSLNELNVLQNVMAFIDTIPSLLTLKSPGFNHKGYYVNEGVVEFGLNDEFLAIEALDLKGSSIDIKGRGIVQIESQVIDFNAELITAKSFGGIISKIPLVNYIVLGENGAISTAFKIDGTLENPQVHTQAVQDFLLSPFNILKRVITSPFEIFN, from the coding sequence ATGAAAAAACCATCTACCAAAACGTTAAAGATTGTCTTGTTACTCGTCTTTTTTGTTGGAATATTCATTGTTCTTTATACCTTTTTGTATAATGGAATTAAAATTGAGCGATTTGGACTAGCCGGCACACAAATTAAGGGATTTTATCTAAGATTAGATAAAAAATTGATTTTAGAAATAGAATCTTTAAATCTCAATAAAATAAAAACTACACACTCTTCGGAATCTTTGGACATTAAAACACAGATTCTTTATGCCAAAAATTTTCATTTTATTTTGCAATATTTCCAAAAAATAAACATTCAACAAATTGGTTTTCAAGATTATCAAGCCAATCTTTATTATGACGGAGACAATTTTACCTTAAATCTCCCAGAAGTTTATGCCAAAATCAACTTGCAAGAAAATGCGTCTAAGGTTTTGATTCGTATTCAAGATTTGTATATGAAATCTTATGGAATCTATTATCAAGGTAGCGGAGTTTATGACTTGCGTCGTCAAAATGTGCAAATGGAGGGTAAGCTAAGTTTTGTCCATCGTAAGCATTATTATCCTTATATGCGTTTAGATTTACAAGTGCAAAGCAATCTTAGGAATCTTACAATTAAAGGTTCTAGTGATACTTTTGTGGATATTAAATTTTTGCGCACTTTGCTACCGAAGTTTGAGAATAAATTGGTAGAGGAATGGATTTTTGATAATTATAGTGTGGAATCGGCTAGAATTAATGAATTTGGCATTACGATTCCATTAAGAAGTAAAACAATCTTGCAAGATTCCCTTGCTTCCTTGTATGTGTTGGGTGAAGCACAAAATGTAGAAGTCATCTTTCACCCCAAACTTCCCCCAGCTCACGCGGATTCTGTGAAGCTCGTTTTTCAAAACAATGCTTTGGAATTTTATCCCCTGAATCCAACCTACCAACACCATAGCGCAAATGGTAGTCAAGTTATTTTAAAAGACATCGTAAGTGATAATCCATTGTTGCAAGTGCATATTAAAACTAATACGGCATTAGATTCTGCAATTTTAAAGTTGCTAGAGGCGTACGAGATTACTTTGCCGCTTAGTGCTCCAAATGCAAAGATTGCTTCAGACTTGTATATTGGATTAAATTTGGATACATTGGATTTGACTGCTAAAGGAATTTTTAAATCAAAAGATATTGAAGTATTGCTTCAAAAAACTCCTTTGATTTCTGATAGTTTGAATCTTCAACTTGATAATCATCTTATTAAAGTGGAATCTAAAAACACGAGTTATCAAGATTTGCTTAAAAGTGATTCTAATTTTGTGATTGATACGCAGGCAAAAACGATTAGTGGGGATTTGCTTATCACCTCACTTTTACTTTCTAAAGAATCCCCCGAAGTTTTGCAGATTACAAATCAATCTTTGCCCTTTAATGTAAATTTTGCGCAAAAACAAAAGATTGTTTTTGCGTTACCAACTTTTAATTTTGAAGCAATTTTTGGACAAAACTATGTGTTTCATTTGAATAGATTAAGTGGGATTCTACCTTTTTCTAAAATCTTGCAGGAATACAAAATTACAGAGGGAATGTTGCAGGTTCGTACGCAAGATTTTGAAAAATATTTTGCAGACATTTCTGTGCAAACAGAGCAAGAAATTTTGCGCAATAAACAAGACAATGCACCGCTTCAAACAATGGATTTGACTTTTGATTATACTCCTTTGGGTTTTACTCTACAATCCAAAGATGGTTCTTTCGTTTTACAAAATAATGCAGAGGCAAAAAGAATCAACTTAAAAAATCTTAGCTTAGGTTTAGATTTGGAACAATTTTCTAATAATAGCTCTAGCGACAATATTCCAATCTTAATTAAAGGACAAGATTCTAATCTATGGGTAAAGAATCGTAATATTTTGGCGGATTCTTTTGAGATTGCGCTTGTCAATGGAGAAATTAATGTGGGATTGAAGCATAAAAATGGACAAGCCAATCTTTATAAACGCGGTGATTTCTTGACTTTAGATGCAAAAGAGTTTGGCGATGAATTTATCAATGCGATTCTACAAAAGAAGGGTGTGCATAAGGGGCGGTTTTTTGTGAATGCAAACACAAATGAAAAGGGAGCGTTAATAGGGAAGATTACTCTTTTAAATACTTCCTTGAATGAATTGAATGTCTTGCAAAATGTGATGGCATTTATTGATACGATTCCCTCTTTATTGACTTTGAAGTCTCCGGGATTCAATCATAAGGGCTATTATGTCAATGAGGGAGTGGTAGAATTTGGTTTAAATGATGAGTTTTTAGCCATTGAAGCACTTGATTTGAAAGGCTCTTCTATTGATATTAAAGGTCGCGGAATTGTGCAGATAGAATCACAAGTCATTGATTTCAATGCAGAGTTGATTACCGCGAAGTCTTTTGGTGGAATCATCAGTAAGATTCCGCTTGTTAATTATATTGTATTAGGAGAGAATGGGGCGATTTCCACAGCTTTTAAGATTGATGGCACATTAGAAAATCCACAGGTGCATACGCAAGCAGTGCAGGATTTTTTGCTCTCGCCTTTTAATATTTTAAAACGTGTGATTACTTCGCCCTTTGAAATCTTTAATTAA
- the rplC gene encoding 50S ribosomal protein L3: MEFLVEKIGMSRTVAKPSIPVTLLKVKSAKICEILESGKALVAYQQGKSVNKAIAGQQKKYNLDKEYNKFATLQVSNTEAGDLDLSILESAKRVKVSFNTKGRGFSGVMKRWNFQGGPGAHGSRFHRAPGSIGNREWPGRVQPGKKMAGHYGDEKVTVQNEIISFDKEHNVLVLRGSVPGFKGAFGKLKVVK, translated from the coding sequence ATGGAATTTTTAGTAGAAAAAATTGGAATGAGCAGAACCGTTGCCAAGCCAAGTATTCCTGTAACCTTACTAAAAGTAAAATCTGCAAAGATTTGTGAAATCTTAGAAAGTGGTAAGGCACTTGTTGCTTATCAACAAGGCAAAAGTGTAAATAAAGCTATCGCAGGTCAGCAAAAAAAATATAATCTTGATAAAGAATATAATAAATTTGCAACACTTCAAGTAAGTAATACGGAAGCAGGTGATTTAGATTTATCTATTTTAGAGAGTGCAAAAAGAGTAAAAGTCTCTTTTAATACAAAAGGACGCGGTTTTAGTGGCGTAATGAAAAGATGGAATTTCCAAGGTGGTCCAGGAGCGCATGGTAGTAGATTCCATAGAGCTCCAGGTTCAATCGGGAATCGTGAGTGGCCAGGACGTGTTCAGCCGGGTAAAAAAATGGCAGGACATTATGGCGATGAAAAAGTAACAGTGCAAAACGAAATTATTTCTTTTGACAAAGAACATAATGTACTTGTTTTGAGAGGTTCAGTTCCGGGATTCAAAGGTGCATTTGGTAAGTTAAAGGTTGTGAAATGA
- the rplV gene encoding 50S ribosomal protein L22 — protein sequence MSKALLRYIRLSPTKARLIAREVQGMNAELAIASLEFMPNKAARVISKVIASAVANGGYEAENVIVSSCRVDAGPVLRRFTPRARGRATPVRKPTSHIFVEVAQKSKDK from the coding sequence ATGAGTAAAGCATTATTAAGATATATTCGTTTATCTCCTACGAAAGCAAGATTGATTGCAAGGGAAGTTCAAGGAATGAATGCTGAATTAGCGATTGCTTCATTGGAATTTATGCCAAATAAAGCGGCAAGAGTGATTTCTAAAGTAATCGCATCGGCAGTTGCAAATGGTGGCTATGAGGCTGAAAATGTAATTGTCTCTTCTTGTAGAGTAGATGCTGGTCCTGTGCTTAGACGTTTTACACCAAGAGCAAGAGGTAGAGCAACTCCAGTTAGAAAACCGACTTCACATATTTTTGTAGAAGTAGCACAAAAAAGTAAGGATAAGTAA
- the rpsJ gene encoding 30S ribosomal protein S10: protein MEKIRLKLKAYDHRVLDRSVISIVEAVKRTGAEIRGPIPLPTKKRRYTVLKSPHINKDSREQFEIRVHTRIIDIVSATPETVDSLTKLDMAPEVDVEVRSMGK, encoded by the coding sequence ATGGAAAAAATTAGACTTAAGTTAAAAGCGTACGATCATCGCGTTCTTGACAGATCGGTTATCTCAATCGTAGAAGCCGTTAAGAGGACAGGTGCAGAGATTCGCGGTCCTATTCCGCTTCCAACTAAAAAAAGACGTTATACTGTCTTGAAATCTCCTCATATCAATAAAGATTCAAGAGAGCAATTTGAAATCAGAGTGCATACAAGAATCATTGATATTGTTTCAGCAACTCCAGAAACGGTGGATAGTCTGACAAAATTGGATATGGCACCAGAAGTGGATGTAGAAGTCCGTTCAATGGGAAAATAA
- a CDS encoding 50S ribosomal protein L23, producing the protein MASITDIKSIMYTEKSLKLQEQSVLVVQTSPKLSKTQLKEVFKEYFGVTPLSINSLRQEGKVKRFRGVIGKRNDFKKFYVKLPEGAKIESLAV; encoded by the coding sequence ATGGCAAGTATTACAGATATTAAATCCATTATGTATACCGAGAAGTCTTTGAAACTTCAAGAGCAAAGTGTTCTTGTAGTGCAAACTTCTCCAAAATTGAGTAAAACACAATTAAAAGAAGTGTTTAAAGAATATTTTGGTGTAACGCCTTTGTCAATTAATTCTTTGAGACAAGAAGGGAAAGTTAAGAGATTCCGTGGTGTTATTGGCAAAAGAAACGACTTCAAGAAGTTTTATGTGAAGCTTCCAGAAGGCGCAAAAATTGAATCTTTGGCAGTTTAA
- the rpsS gene encoding 30S ribosomal protein S19: MARSIKKGPFVDEHLMKKVLKAKEAKDNKPIKTWSRRSTIVPDMIGFTFNVHNGRAFVPVYVTENHVGYKLGEFAPTRTFKGHKGSVQKKIGK, from the coding sequence ATGGCTAGATCAATAAAAAAAGGTCCTTTTGTTGATGAGCATTTAATGAAAAAAGTGCTCAAAGCAAAAGAGGCAAAAGATAATAAACCAATTAAAACATGGTCGCGCAGAAGCACTATTGTGCCTGATATGATTGGCTTTACTTTTAATGTGCATAATGGTAGAGCTTTCGTTCCTGTTTATGTAACAGAAAACCATGTTGGTTATAAGTTGGGCGAATTTGCTCCCACAAGAACTTTTAAAGGACACAAAGGCAGTGTCCAAAAGAAAATTGGCAAATAA
- the nth gene encoding endonuclease III: MLESKSKKDSKTTKEVKVKKVTKAEVARIKALFLEHYKDAKTELNYRNDFELLIAVMLSAQCTDKRVNLITPALFEKYPTPKALSGADLDSIKECIKTCSFFNNKAENLKAMAKEVCERFGGEIPLEREALKSLPGVGQKTANVVLIESKEANFIAVDTHVFRVSHRLGLSSASTPLATEEDLTKAYKDNLATLHQAMVLFGRYICKAVSPQCTECFLSHLCKSKTTYRC; this comes from the coding sequence ATGCTAGAATCAAAATCCAAAAAAGATTCCAAAACCACTAAGGAAGTCAAAGTTAAAAAAGTTACGAAAGCAGAAGTTGCCCGCATTAAAGCTTTGTTTTTGGAGCATTACAAAGATGCAAAAACGGAGTTGAATTATCGGAATGATTTTGAACTATTGATTGCGGTTATGCTTTCGGCTCAATGCACCGACAAGCGTGTGAATCTCATCACTCCAGCTCTTTTTGAAAAATATCCTACACCAAAGGCATTGAGCGGTGCTGATTTGGATTCTATTAAGGAATGTATCAAAACTTGCAGTTTCTTTAATAACAAAGCAGAGAATCTCAAAGCAATGGCAAAGGAAGTTTGTGAGCGATTTGGTGGAGAGATTCCACTAGAGCGCGAAGCGTTAAAGTCTCTACCTGGAGTAGGGCAAAAAACAGCCAATGTTGTATTAATAGAATCCAAAGAGGCGAATTTCATCGCCGTAGATACACATGTGTTTCGCGTCTCTCATCGCTTAGGTTTAAGTAGTGCAAGCACGCCTCTTGCCACAGAGGAGGATTTGACAAAGGCTTATAAAGACAATCTTGCAACGCTTCATCAAGCAATGGTGCTTTTTGGGAGATATATTTGCAAGGCAGTGAGTCCTCAATGCACGGAGTGTTTTTTAAGTCATTTATGCAAAAGCAAAACAACTTATCGTTGTTGA
- the rplD gene encoding 50S ribosomal protein L4 codes for MSKAIILDKNLKKAGEEQLPESYKDINAHNLYLYIKSFLASLRANNAMAKTRSRVSGGGKKPWSQKGGGRARAGSITSPVFVGGGVAHGPSNNRNYNLKVNKKQKRLALQYALLEKANANSLFIVDKIQIESGKTKDACALFKALNQRNTLFISHIFDEKTFLAFRNIKDCYLIDGAELNAYLVATFRSVVIEKSLFESITKEG; via the coding sequence ATGAGTAAAGCAATTATTTTAGATAAAAACTTGAAAAAAGCTGGTGAAGAACAATTACCAGAATCCTATAAAGACATCAATGCGCATAATCTTTATCTTTACATTAAATCATTTTTGGCGTCGTTGCGTGCAAATAATGCAATGGCAAAGACACGCAGTAGAGTAAGTGGTGGTGGTAAAAAGCCGTGGAGTCAGAAAGGTGGCGGTAGAGCAAGAGCGGGAAGCATTACCTCTCCTGTTTTTGTAGGTGGTGGTGTTGCACACGGACCAAGCAATAACAGAAACTACAATTTGAAAGTAAATAAAAAACAAAAAAGACTTGCATTGCAATATGCTTTATTAGAAAAAGCAAATGCAAATAGTTTATTTATTGTAGATAAGATTCAAATAGAAAGTGGGAAGACAAAAGATGCTTGTGCTTTGTTTAAAGCATTGAATCAACGCAATACCCTTTTTATTTCGCACATTTTTGATGAAAAAACATTTTTGGCATTTAGAAATATTAAAGATTGTTATTTGATTGATGGTGCCGAATTAAATGCTTATCTCGTTGCGACATTTAGGTCTGTAGTGATTGAAAAATCGCTTTTTGAATCTATCACTAAAGAGGGTTAA